In the genome of Cygnus olor isolate bCygOlo1 chromosome Z, bCygOlo1.pri.v2, whole genome shotgun sequence, one region contains:
- the LOC121061934 gene encoding cytochrome c oxidase subunit 7C, mitochondrial — MLAAGVRRFATSALRRSHYEDGPGKNLPFSVDNKWRLLAVMCAFFGSGFAAPFFIVRHQLLKK, encoded by the exons ATGCTGGCTGCCGGCGTCCGCAGGTTCGCCACCTCCGCCCTCCGCAGGAGCCACTACGAGGACGGGCCTGGGAAG aacCTTCCATTCTCTGTGGACAACAAATGGCGATTACTTGCAGTAATGTGTGCATTCTTTGGAAGTGGATTTGCTGCCCCTTTCTTTATAGTCAGACACCAGCTTCTTAAGAAATGA